A single region of the Streptomyces sp. NBC_00425 genome encodes:
- a CDS encoding amino acid ABC transporter ATP-binding protein yields MSDAPAAPADAPVLRMESVRKTFGATVVLRDVDLEVAPHTVTALIGASGSGKSTLLRCANLLEDVDDGAIWLDGEEITDPRVDQDAVRRRIGVVFQAYNLFPHMTVLENITLAPRRVHGVARRAAEEHAGELLERLGLAGRAGEYPDRLSGGQQQRVAIVRALAVRPRLLLLDEITAALDPELVGEVLNVVRDLKDDGMTMVLATHEMGFAREVADQVCFLEGGVVLERGTPEEVFGAPRQERTRRFLRRIVEAGRL; encoded by the coding sequence ATGAGCGACGCGCCCGCCGCGCCCGCCGACGCGCCCGTGCTGCGGATGGAGTCCGTCCGCAAGACCTTCGGCGCGACCGTCGTGCTGCGGGACGTCGACCTGGAGGTCGCACCGCACACGGTGACCGCGCTGATCGGCGCCTCCGGCTCCGGCAAGTCCACACTGCTGCGCTGCGCCAACCTGCTGGAGGACGTCGACGACGGCGCGATCTGGCTGGACGGCGAGGAGATCACCGATCCGCGCGTCGACCAGGACGCGGTACGGCGCCGTATCGGCGTGGTCTTCCAGGCGTACAACCTCTTCCCGCACATGACGGTCCTGGAGAACATCACGCTCGCCCCGCGCCGCGTGCACGGCGTCGCCCGCAGGGCGGCCGAGGAGCACGCCGGGGAGCTTCTGGAGCGGCTCGGGCTGGCGGGCAGGGCGGGCGAGTACCCCGACCGGCTCAGCGGCGGCCAGCAGCAGCGGGTCGCGATCGTGCGCGCCCTGGCGGTACGCCCGCGGCTGCTGCTGCTCGACGAGATCACCGCGGCCCTCGATCCCGAACTGGTGGGCGAGGTCCTCAACGTGGTCCGCGACCTGAAGGACGACGGCATGACCATGGTGCTGGCCACGCACGAGATGGGCTTCGCCCGCGAGGTCGCCGACCAGGTCTGCTTCCTCGAGGGCGGCGTCGTCCTGGAGCGCGGAACGCCCGAGGAGGTCTTCGGCGCCCCGCGGCAGGAACGCACACGGCGCTTCCTGCGACGCATCGTGGAGGCGGGCCGGCTCTGA
- a CDS encoding SDR family NAD(P)-dependent oxidoreductase produces the protein MTGMSNNTTPQTSRVVVVTGAGTGIGRATARTFAVEGAHVVAIGRRAEPLLETAAENDRITALTADITAEGEPARILQAVLERHGRLDVLVNNAGIVRTGALGMLTPEMIETQLATNLIAPILLAQAALPLLEASGGVIVNVSTSVGQRAWPGSSVYAATKTALELLTRSWAVELASRGVRVVAVAPGAIDTPIGEHQGLAPERMVAVREWQLAHTPLARIGRPEEVAWAITQLAAPAASFVTGVVLPVDGGAVVA, from the coding sequence ATGACCGGCATGAGCAACAACACCACACCGCAGACCAGTAGGGTCGTTGTCGTCACGGGAGCCGGCACCGGGATTGGCCGGGCGACCGCTCGCACCTTCGCCGTCGAGGGCGCCCACGTGGTCGCGATCGGGCGGCGAGCCGAGCCGCTCCTGGAGACCGCTGCCGAGAACGACCGGATCACAGCGCTGACCGCCGATATCACCGCCGAGGGCGAGCCCGCCCGGATTCTTCAGGCCGTGCTGGAGCGGCATGGTCGGCTGGACGTGCTGGTCAACAACGCCGGCATTGTGCGCACTGGCGCCCTCGGCATGCTGACGCCGGAGATGATCGAGACTCAGCTTGCCACCAACCTCATCGCCCCCATCCTGCTGGCTCAGGCCGCGTTGCCGCTCCTGGAGGCGTCGGGCGGGGTGATCGTCAATGTCAGTACGTCGGTGGGGCAGCGGGCCTGGCCGGGTAGCTCGGTCTATGCGGCGACCAAGACCGCTCTGGAGCTGCTGACCCGCAGTTGGGCGGTCGAGCTGGCATCCCGCGGGGTCCGGGTGGTGGCGGTCGCCCCCGGCGCGATCGACACCCCCATCGGTGAGCACCAGGGCCTGGCGCCGGAGCGGATGGTCGCAGTGCGGGAGTGGCAGCTGGCGCACACCCCGCTGGCCCGGATCGGTCGCCCCGAGGAGGTGGCCTGGGCGATCACCCAGCTTGCTGCACCGGCTGCGTCGTTCGTCACCGGAGTGGTGCTTCCGGTCGACGGGGGAGCGGTCGTGGCGTGA
- a CDS encoding amino acid ABC transporter permease, whose protein sequence is MTLTKDESGREGADDPGDMTGSGATGDAYVPSRRRLERERYRRTRARRATAIAALSTLVTAVVLYLVVIGAPGWPRTRETFFNGQYAREAFPKVLEGLWLNVRLLLVCGAAVLVLGMLIAIARTLRGPVFFPLRALAAAYTDFFRGLPLIINLMIVVLGVPALRLQGVTVDPVLLGGTALTLTYSAYVAEVFRAGIESVHPSQRAAARSLGLSNRQALRHVVLPQAVRRQVPPLLNDLVSLQKDTGLVSIGGAIDAVRAADIIVGRSLNYTPYIVAGLVFVALTIPMTRFTDWVTARMDRQRAQGGTT, encoded by the coding sequence GTGACGCTCACCAAGGACGAGTCCGGCCGGGAGGGGGCGGACGACCCGGGCGACATGACCGGCAGCGGCGCGACCGGGGACGCCTACGTCCCGTCGCGGCGCCGGCTGGAGCGCGAGCGCTACCGGCGCACACGGGCCCGGCGTGCCACGGCGATCGCCGCGCTCTCCACCCTCGTCACGGCCGTGGTCCTCTACCTGGTCGTGATCGGTGCGCCCGGCTGGCCGCGCACCAGGGAGACCTTCTTCAACGGGCAGTACGCGCGCGAGGCGTTCCCCAAAGTCCTCGAAGGGCTGTGGCTGAACGTCCGGCTGCTGCTGGTCTGCGGGGCCGCCGTACTGGTGCTCGGCATGCTCATCGCCATCGCCCGCACCCTGCGCGGCCCCGTGTTCTTCCCGCTGCGGGCGCTGGCGGCGGCGTACACGGACTTCTTCCGCGGTCTGCCGCTGATCATCAACCTGATGATCGTGGTGCTGGGCGTCCCGGCCCTGCGGCTGCAGGGCGTCACCGTGGACCCCGTGCTGCTGGGCGGCACGGCCCTGACGCTGACGTACTCGGCCTACGTCGCCGAGGTGTTCCGGGCCGGCATCGAGTCCGTGCACCCCTCGCAGCGGGCGGCGGCCCGCTCACTGGGGCTGAGCAACCGGCAGGCGCTGCGCCACGTGGTGCTCCCCCAGGCCGTGCGCCGTCAGGTGCCGCCGCTGCTGAACGACCTGGTGTCGCTGCAGAAGGACACCGGCCTCGTGTCGATCGGCGGTGCGATCGACGCCGTCCGGGCGGCGGACATCATCGTGGGCCGCAGCCTGAACTACACCCCGTACATCGTCGCCGGGCTGGTCTTCGTGGCCCTGACCATTCCGATGACCCGCTTCACGGACTGGGTGACGGCCCGGATGGACCGTCAGCGGGCCCAGGGAGGAACGACATGA
- a CDS encoding ABC transporter substrate-binding protein encodes MHLAPRVLRRAVAGATVALLATAVGCAPQPEEKAAPTASGSRANTCAKGGLATETPGKLTIATDEPAYEPWFKDDKPTNGEGFESAVAYAVAGQLGYGKNAVVWQSVPFNKAFAPGEKTFDFDINQVSISDERKKAVDFSSGYYDVRQAVVALKGSKAAGVTGVAGLRGLKLGAQVGTTSLDTIDDVVKPTRQAAVYAKNDQAKSALKNGQVDAIVVDLPTAFYITAAEVTDAEIVGQFENRGGAPEQFGLVLDKGSALTGCVSGAVDALRKDGTLARIEQRWLSDAVDAPVLK; translated from the coding sequence ATGCACCTCGCCCCTCGTGTCCTGCGCCGCGCCGTCGCCGGCGCCACCGTGGCCCTCCTCGCCACCGCCGTCGGTTGCGCCCCGCAGCCCGAGGAGAAGGCGGCCCCCACCGCCTCCGGTTCGCGCGCGAACACCTGCGCCAAGGGCGGACTGGCCACCGAAACCCCCGGCAAGCTCACGATCGCGACCGACGAGCCCGCCTACGAACCGTGGTTCAAGGACGACAAGCCGACGAACGGCGAGGGCTTCGAGTCGGCGGTGGCCTACGCGGTGGCGGGACAGCTCGGTTACGGCAAGAACGCCGTGGTCTGGCAGAGCGTGCCGTTCAACAAGGCTTTCGCACCGGGTGAGAAGACGTTCGACTTCGACATCAACCAGGTGTCGATCAGCGACGAGCGCAAGAAGGCCGTGGACTTCTCGTCCGGCTACTACGACGTGCGCCAGGCGGTCGTCGCGCTGAAGGGCTCGAAGGCCGCCGGGGTGACGGGCGTCGCCGGTCTCCGGGGCCTCAAGCTGGGCGCACAGGTCGGCACGACGAGCCTCGACACAATCGACGACGTGGTGAAGCCGACGCGGCAGGCGGCCGTGTACGCGAAGAACGACCAGGCCAAGTCCGCACTCAAGAACGGCCAGGTCGACGCCATCGTCGTCGACCTGCCGACCGCCTTCTACATCACCGCCGCCGAGGTGACCGACGCCGAGATCGTCGGCCAGTTCGAGAACCGGGGCGGCGCGCCGGAGCAGTTCGGGCTGGTCCTCGACAAGGGCAGCGCGCTCACCGGGTGCGTGTCCGGCGCCGTGGACGCCCTCCGCAAGGACGGCACGCTGGCGCGGATCGAGCAGCGGTGGCTCTCCGACGCCGTCGACGCCCCGGTGCTCAAGTGA
- a CDS encoding MBL fold metallo-hydrolase, with product MTYSGQVTVGGPADVHELKDLMITKIAVGPMNNNAYLLRCRATDEQLLIDAANDAQALLGTIGDDGIASVVTTHQHGDHWQALAEVVAATRARTFAGREDADGIPVPTDVPVVDGDVIRVGNVELTARHLVGHTPGSIALVYDDPHGHPHVFTGDCLFPGGPGRTTRPEEFNSLMGGLETKLFDVLPDETWIYPGHGNDTTIGTERPHLAEWRARGW from the coding sequence ATGACGTACAGCGGACAGGTGACGGTCGGCGGCCCGGCGGACGTGCACGAGCTCAAGGACCTGATGATCACCAAGATCGCGGTCGGCCCGATGAACAACAACGCCTACCTGCTGCGCTGCCGGGCCACCGACGAGCAACTGCTGATCGACGCGGCGAACGACGCGCAGGCACTGCTCGGCACCATCGGTGACGACGGCATCGCGTCCGTCGTCACCACCCATCAGCACGGCGACCACTGGCAGGCGCTCGCCGAGGTCGTGGCGGCCACGCGGGCGCGCACCTTCGCCGGCCGCGAGGACGCCGACGGCATCCCGGTGCCGACCGACGTCCCGGTCGTCGACGGGGACGTCATCCGGGTGGGGAACGTGGAGCTGACGGCACGCCACCTGGTCGGGCACACGCCGGGCTCGATCGCCCTGGTCTACGACGACCCGCACGGCCACCCCCACGTCTTCACCGGCGACTGCCTGTTCCCGGGGGGTCCTGGTCGGACAACACGTCCGGAGGAGTTCAACTCCCTGATGGGCGGCCTGGAGACCAAGCTCTTCGACGTCCTGCCCGACGAGACGTGGATCTACCCCGGCCACGGCAACGACACCACGATCGGCACGGAGCGGCCCCACCTCGCGGAGTGGCGCGCACGAGGCTGGTAA
- the uvrA gene encoding excinuclease ABC subunit UvrA: MADRLIVRGAREHNLKNVSLDLPRDALIVFTGLSGSGKSSLAFDTIFAEGQRRYVESLSSYARQFLGQMDKPDVDFIEGLSPAVSIDQKSTSRNPRSTVGTITEVYDYLRLLFARIGKPHCPECARPITRQSPQAIVDKVLELPEGSRFQVLSPLVRERKGEFVDLFADLQTKGYSRARVDGETVQLSSPPTLKKQEKHTIEVVIDRLTVKDTAKRRLTDSVETALGLSGGMVVLDFVDLAHDDPERERMYSEHLYCPYDDLSFEELEPRSFSFNSPFGACPECSGIGTRMEVDPELIVPDEDKSLDEGAIHPWSHGHTKDYFGRLIGALADALGFRTDIPFAGLPQRARKALLYGHKTQIEVRYRNRYGRERVYTTPFEGAVPFVKRRHGEAESDASRERFEGYMREVPCPTCQGTRLKPLVLAVTVMEKSIAEVSGMSISDCAEFLGELKLDARDKKIAERVLKEVNERLRFLVDVGLDYLSLNRAAGTLSGGEAQRIRLATQIGSGLVGVLYVLDEPSIGLHQRDNHRLIETLVRLRDMGNTLIVVEHDEDTIKVADWIVDIGPGAGEHGGKVVHSGSLKELLANAESQTGQYLSGKKAIPLPDVRRPQDPSRRLTVHGARENNLQDIDVSFPLGLFTAVTGVSGSGKSTLVNDILYTHLARELNGARNVPGRHTRVDGDDLVDKVVHVDQSPIGRTPRSNPATYTGVFDHVRKLFAETTEAKVRGYLPGRFSFNVKGGRCENCAGDGTIKIEMNFLPDVYVPCEVCHGARYNRETLEVHYKGKSIADVLNMPIEEATEFFEAVPAIARHLNTLKDVGLGYVRLGQAATTLSGGEAQRVKLASELQKRSTGRTVYVLDEPTTGLHFEDISKLLKVLSGLVEKGNTVIVIEHNLDVIKTADWVVDMGPEGGAGGGLVIAEGTPEEVAAVPTSHTGKFLREILDADRISDGAPVKAPRKTAAKKTVAARTTTRKTAATATTAAKSAAAKSATTKATPAKKTARARKA, from the coding sequence GTGGCCGACCGTCTCATCGTCCGTGGCGCGCGCGAGCACAACCTCAAGAATGTCTCGCTCGACCTGCCACGCGACGCGCTCATCGTCTTCACGGGCCTGTCGGGGTCGGGCAAGTCCTCACTGGCCTTCGACACCATCTTCGCCGAGGGCCAGCGGCGCTACGTCGAGTCCCTCTCGTCGTACGCCCGGCAGTTCCTCGGGCAGATGGACAAGCCGGACGTCGACTTCATCGAGGGCCTCTCCCCGGCCGTCTCGATCGACCAGAAGTCGACCTCGCGCAACCCGCGCTCCACCGTGGGCACGATCACCGAGGTCTACGACTACCTGCGGCTGCTCTTCGCGCGCATCGGCAAGCCGCACTGTCCCGAGTGCGCCCGGCCGATCACCCGCCAGTCGCCGCAGGCCATCGTCGACAAGGTGCTGGAGCTGCCGGAGGGCAGCCGCTTCCAGGTGCTCTCGCCGCTGGTGCGCGAGCGCAAGGGAGAGTTCGTCGACCTCTTCGCCGATCTCCAGACCAAGGGCTACAGCCGCGCGCGCGTGGACGGCGAGACGGTCCAGCTGTCCAGCCCGCCCACGCTGAAGAAGCAGGAGAAGCACACCATCGAGGTGGTCATCGACCGCCTCACGGTGAAGGACACCGCCAAGCGCCGGCTCACCGACTCCGTGGAGACCGCCCTCGGTCTCTCGGGCGGGATGGTCGTGCTCGACTTCGTCGACCTCGCCCACGACGACCCCGAGCGCGAGCGCATGTACTCGGAGCACCTGTACTGCCCGTACGACGACCTGTCCTTCGAGGAGCTCGAGCCGCGCTCCTTCTCCTTCAACTCGCCCTTCGGCGCCTGCCCCGAGTGCTCCGGCATCGGCACGCGCATGGAGGTCGACCCCGAGCTGATCGTCCCGGACGAGGACAAGTCCCTCGACGAGGGGGCCATCCACCCCTGGTCGCACGGCCACACGAAGGACTACTTCGGCCGACTGATCGGCGCGCTCGCCGACGCGCTCGGCTTCCGCACCGACATCCCCTTCGCGGGCCTGCCCCAGCGGGCCAGGAAGGCCCTGCTGTACGGCCACAAGACGCAGATCGAGGTCCGCTACCGCAACCGTTACGGCCGGGAGCGGGTGTACACCACGCCCTTCGAAGGGGCCGTCCCGTTCGTCAAGCGCCGGCACGGCGAGGCCGAGAGCGACGCCAGCCGGGAGCGCTTCGAGGGCTATATGCGGGAGGTGCCCTGCCCCACCTGCCAGGGCACCCGGCTGAAGCCGCTCGTCCTCGCGGTCACGGTCATGGAGAAGTCCATCGCCGAGGTCTCCGGGATGTCCATCAGCGACTGCGCGGAGTTCCTGGGCGAGCTGAAGCTCGACGCCCGTGACAAGAAGATCGCCGAGCGGGTCCTCAAGGAGGTCAACGAGCGGCTGCGGTTCCTCGTCGACGTCGGCCTGGACTACCTCTCGCTCAACCGTGCGGCCGGCACGCTCTCCGGCGGCGAGGCCCAGCGCATCCGGCTGGCCACCCAGATCGGCTCCGGCCTCGTCGGCGTCCTGTACGTCCTCGACGAGCCGTCCATCGGTCTGCACCAGCGTGACAACCACCGGCTGATCGAGACCCTGGTCCGGCTGCGGGACATGGGCAACACGCTCATCGTCGTCGAGCACGACGAGGACACCATCAAGGTCGCCGACTGGATCGTCGACATCGGCCCCGGCGCCGGCGAGCACGGCGGCAAGGTCGTGCACAGCGGCTCCCTGAAGGAGCTGCTGGCCAACGCCGAGTCGCAGACGGGGCAGTACCTGTCCGGCAAGAAGGCGATCCCGCTGCCGGACGTCCGGCGTCCGCAGGACCCCTCGCGCCGGCTCACCGTCCACGGCGCCCGCGAGAACAACCTGCAGGACATCGACGTGTCCTTCCCGCTGGGTCTGTTCACCGCGGTCACCGGCGTGTCAGGCTCCGGCAAGTCCACGCTGGTCAACGACATCCTGTACACGCACCTGGCCCGCGAGCTGAACGGCGCGAGGAACGTCCCGGGACGGCACACGCGTGTGGACGGCGACGACCTCGTCGACAAGGTCGTGCACGTCGACCAGTCGCCCATCGGCCGCACCCCGCGTTCCAACCCGGCCACCTACACCGGCGTCTTCGACCACGTCCGCAAGCTCTTCGCGGAGACGACCGAGGCGAAGGTCCGCGGCTATCTGCCCGGCCGCTTCTCCTTCAACGTCAAGGGCGGCCGCTGCGAGAACTGCGCCGGCGACGGCACGATCAAGATCGAGATGAACTTCCTCCCGGACGTCTACGTCCCGTGCGAGGTCTGCCACGGCGCCCGGTACAACCGGGAGACCCTGGAGGTCCACTACAAGGGCAAGTCCATCGCCGACGTCCTGAACATGCCGATCGAGGAGGCGACGGAGTTCTTCGAGGCGGTCCCCGCGATCGCCCGCCACCTCAACACCCTGAAGGACGTCGGCCTCGGTTACGTCCGGCTCGGCCAGGCCGCGACCACCCTGTCGGGCGGCGAGGCACAGCGTGTGAAGCTCGCCAGCGAGCTGCAGAAGCGCTCCACCGGCCGTACGGTCTACGTCCTGGACGAGCCGACCACGGGCCTGCACTTCGAGGACATCAGCAAGCTGCTGAAGGTCCTCTCGGGCCTGGTCGAGAAGGGCAACACGGTCATCGTCATCGAGCACAACCTCGATGTGATCAAGACCGCCGACTGGGTCGTCGACATGGGTCCCGAGGGCGGCGCGGGCGGCGGACTCGTCATCGCCGAGGGCACGCCGGAGGAGGTCGCCGCGGTGCCGACCAGCCACACCGGGAAGTTCCTGCGTGAGATCCTCGACGCCGACCGGATCAGCGACGGGGCCCCGGTCAAGGCCCCGCGCAAGACCGCGGCGAAGAAGACGGTCGCGGCCCGGACGACGACGCGGAAGACGGCCGCCACGGCCACCACCGCGGCGAAGTCCGCTGCAGCCAAGTCGGCCACGACGAAGGCGACACCCGCGAAGAAGACGGCGCGGGCGCGCAAGGCCTGA
- a CDS encoding GlxA family transcriptional regulator has protein sequence MSEMQWPCTDPRPDPSADAAGRHRIAVLALPGVPPFELGIPSRVFGSVLDAGSRPLYEVTVCTADGAPVLSDAGFTVQPAAGPEALAAADTVIVPPTHAMPELGRGGPLPPEVTAAIAGIRPGTRLVSICTGSYVLAAAGLLDGRPATTHWNLAPEFRRAYPRVKVDEEVLFVDDGDVLTSAGVAAGVDLCLHMIRRDHGAAAANRAARMCVVPPWRDGGQAQYIDRPVPEPTAATTTATRAWALEHLGEPLSLNRLAEHARMSLRSFTRRFRDEVGMTPVQWLTAQRLELAKQLLETTDLSIDLVAHRCGFGSANSLRAHMRTAFGVSPASYRRTFHTDDLVEAGV, from the coding sequence ATGAGCGAGATGCAGTGGCCGTGCACCGACCCCCGGCCCGACCCGAGCGCCGACGCGGCCGGGCGGCACCGCATCGCCGTCCTCGCCCTGCCCGGCGTCCCGCCCTTCGAACTCGGCATCCCCTCCCGCGTCTTCGGCAGCGTCCTGGACGCCGGCTCACGCCCGCTGTACGAGGTCACCGTCTGCACCGCCGACGGCGCCCCGGTCCTCAGCGACGCCGGGTTCACCGTGCAGCCCGCGGCCGGTCCCGAGGCCCTGGCCGCCGCGGACACCGTGATCGTCCCGCCCACGCACGCCATGCCCGAGCTGGGCCGCGGCGGCCCGCTGCCGCCCGAGGTCACCGCGGCCATCGCAGGCATCCGGCCCGGCACCCGCCTGGTGTCCATCTGCACCGGCTCCTACGTCCTGGCCGCCGCGGGCCTCCTCGACGGCCGGCCCGCCACCACCCACTGGAACCTCGCCCCCGAGTTCCGCCGCGCCTACCCCCGCGTCAAGGTCGACGAGGAGGTCCTCTTCGTCGACGACGGCGACGTCCTGACCTCCGCCGGCGTCGCCGCCGGCGTCGACCTGTGCCTGCACATGATCCGCCGCGACCACGGCGCCGCCGCCGCCAACCGCGCCGCCCGCATGTGCGTCGTCCCGCCTTGGCGGGACGGCGGCCAGGCCCAGTACATCGACCGCCCGGTGCCCGAACCCACCGCCGCCACCACCACCGCCACCCGCGCCTGGGCCCTGGAACACCTCGGCGAACCCCTCTCCCTGAACCGCCTGGCCGAGCACGCCCGGATGAGCCTGCGCTCCTTCACCCGCCGCTTCCGCGACGAGGTCGGCATGACCCCCGTGCAGTGGCTCACCGCGCAACGCCTGGAACTGGCCAAGCAGTTGCTGGAGACCACCGACCTGTCCATCGACCTGGTCGCCCACCGCTGCGGCTTCGGCTCCGCCAACTCCCTGCGCGCCCACATGCGCACCGCCTTCGGTGTCTCACCCGCCTCCTACCGCCGCACCTTCCATACCGACGACCTGGTGGAAGCGGGCGTCTGA
- a CDS encoding NADP-dependent oxidoreductase: protein MRAVVVEQWGGPEVLVEREVARPEPGLNEVLVRVHAAGVNPVDFKTRASGALIEWGEVPAVGWDVSGTVEAVGPGVGMFRPGDEVYGMPLFPRQAGAYAEYVVAPARHLAPKPANLTHVQAAALPLAALTAWQALVDTAGVRAGERVLVHAAAGGVGHLAVQIAKARGAYVIGTASAGKHDLLRQLGADEVIDYRTVRFEDAVGDVDVVLDGLGGQNAERSLTVLRPGGRLITLPGPDDVPADVPGHVRAVWMLVEPDHLGLREIAALAERGALRPVVETVVPLAEAAKAHEIGEQGRTTGKIVLSVA from the coding sequence ATGCGTGCGGTGGTCGTGGAGCAGTGGGGCGGACCGGAAGTGCTCGTGGAGCGTGAGGTCGCCCGGCCCGAGCCGGGACTGAACGAGGTCCTGGTGCGGGTCCACGCGGCCGGTGTGAACCCGGTGGACTTCAAGACCCGGGCCAGCGGGGCCCTGATCGAGTGGGGCGAGGTCCCGGCGGTCGGCTGGGACGTCTCCGGCACCGTGGAGGCCGTCGGGCCGGGCGTGGGGATGTTCCGCCCCGGGGACGAGGTGTACGGCATGCCGCTGTTCCCGCGGCAGGCCGGCGCCTACGCCGAGTACGTCGTCGCCCCGGCCCGCCACCTCGCGCCCAAGCCGGCGAACCTCACCCACGTGCAGGCGGCGGCGCTGCCGCTGGCCGCGCTGACCGCCTGGCAGGCCCTGGTGGACACCGCCGGGGTGCGCGCCGGTGAGCGGGTGCTGGTGCACGCGGCGGCCGGCGGGGTCGGCCACCTGGCCGTGCAGATCGCCAAGGCCCGCGGCGCGTACGTCATCGGCACGGCCAGCGCCGGCAAGCACGACCTGCTGCGGCAGCTGGGCGCGGACGAGGTGATCGACTACCGCACGGTCCGCTTCGAGGACGCCGTCGGGGACGTGGACGTGGTGCTGGACGGGCTCGGGGGCCAGAACGCCGAGCGGTCCCTGACGGTGCTGCGCCCGGGCGGCCGGCTGATCACCCTGCCCGGCCCCGACGACGTCCCCGCCGACGTCCCCGGCCACGTGCGGGCGGTGTGGATGCTGGTCGAGCCCGACCACCTGGGTCTGCGCGAGATCGCCGCCCTGGCCGAGCGGGGCGCGCTCAGGCCCGTGGTCGAGACCGTCGTCCCGCTGGCCGAGGCCGCGAAGGCGCACGAGATCGGCGAGCAGGGCCGCACCACCGGGAAGATCGTCCTGAGCGTCGCCTGA
- the aroQ gene encoding type II 3-dehydroquinate dehydratase, with protein sequence MPRSLSHAPIMILNGPNLNLLGQRQPEIYGSDTLADVEAMCVEAAAGHGATVDFRQSNHEGELVDWIHEARLNHCGIVINPGAYSHTSVAILDALNTCDGLPVLEVHISNIHQRESFRHHSYVSLRADGVIAGCGVQGYVFGVQRVAALAGPGKANT encoded by the coding sequence GTGCCCCGCAGCCTGTCCCACGCCCCGATCATGATCCTCAACGGCCCCAACCTGAATCTTCTGGGGCAGCGTCAGCCGGAGATCTACGGGTCCGACACCCTGGCCGACGTCGAGGCGATGTGCGTCGAGGCGGCGGCCGGGCACGGCGCCACGGTGGACTTCCGCCAGTCCAACCACGAGGGCGAGCTGGTCGACTGGATCCACGAGGCGCGGCTGAACCACTGCGGCATCGTGATCAACCCGGGCGCCTACTCGCACACGTCCGTGGCGATCCTCGACGCGCTCAACACCTGCGACGGCCTGCCGGTGTTGGAGGTCCACATCTCCAACATCCACCAGCGCGAGTCGTTCCGGCACCACTCCTACGTGTCGCTGCGCGCCGACGGCGTCATCGCGGGCTGCGGGGTGCAGGGGTACGTGTTCGGCGTGCAGCGGGTCGCGGCGCTGGCGGGACCGGGCAAGGCGAACACGTAG
- a CDS encoding maleylpyruvate isomerase family mycothiol-dependent enzyme, which produces MIDHAHDLESVHAATERLLSAVAGWSDASVAEPSRLPGWSRGHVLAHLARNADALVNVLEGRPMYADAQVRDADIERDAPRALRVQLADVRESAARFQSAGAAPADWSRTVELRNGVVDSAARVPFRRWVEVELHAVDLGVGYELEDLPAEFTERETAFLAERFTGHPDVPPTRLTDGTRAWHTGRKADVPEVTVTGTPADLLGWLAGRRDGAGLTTDGGPLPALPPL; this is translated from the coding sequence ATGATTGATCACGCTCATGACCTGGAGTCCGTACACGCCGCGACCGAGCGGCTGCTCAGCGCAGTCGCCGGATGGAGCGACGCATCGGTCGCCGAGCCGTCACGACTGCCCGGCTGGAGCCGTGGGCATGTCCTCGCCCACCTCGCCCGCAACGCGGACGCCCTGGTGAACGTCCTCGAGGGCCGTCCCATGTACGCCGACGCACAGGTGCGCGACGCCGACATCGAACGGGACGCCCCGCGTGCCCTGCGGGTCCAGCTCGCGGACGTCCGGGAGAGCGCGGCCCGCTTCCAGTCGGCCGGGGCCGCGCCCGCGGACTGGTCGCGCACGGTGGAGCTGCGCAACGGCGTCGTCGACTCGGCGGCCCGGGTGCCGTTCCGGCGCTGGGTCGAGGTCGAGCTCCACGCCGTGGACCTCGGCGTGGGCTACGAGCTGGAGGACCTGCCGGCGGAGTTCACCGAGCGGGAGACCGCGTTCCTCGCCGAGCGGTTCACCGGACATCCCGACGTGCCGCCGACGCGACTCACGGACGGCACGCGCGCGTGGCACACGGGCCGTAAGGCCGACGTCCCCGAGGTGACCGTCACCGGCACCCCGGCGGACCTCCTCGGCTGGCTCGCCGGACGCCGTGACGGAGCCGGGCTGACGACCGACGGCGGGCCGCTCCCGGCCCTTCCCCCGCTATAG